CACACTGCTAAATAAACCGAAAATTATCACTGTAGCAAAAGATATTTTTGTTATCATTTTTTTCATTTTAAAAACACCTCTAATTATTTATTGACTGCCTACAACACAAGTAAAATCGGTATCTAAGGCTTCCAATGATTTTGTTAAAACATGAACATGAACATTCCACTTACCGGTCATATTGAAATACATTCCTCGATCCTTAAAATGCCCCTCTGCCACTTTCGGAATGTTGACGGTATATTCTCCCATATCCATTCTTTGCGTAGAAAATGTTAGAGAGACCTGTTGGACTTCAGTCAATGGCTTTCCAGTTTTGTCTTTTAGGATGACATCAAATGTATTTTGTCCAATCACATTTGGGCCAACTTTAACCGTGACTGTATCTTTATTATTAAAACTTTTTGTTTCTTTAAAGGGTCCCAAGGAGGACGCGGCAGTTGGCAAATTTGTTAAAATGACAGCAAGCACAAGAACAATTACCCCTGTAGCTAACTCGCCCCATAAAGTACTACCCCATTTTTCCGCTCCACTCTTTCTTCCTTTTGAAGAATTCAGCCATGCAAAAACCAACATAATGAAGAAAAGAACTACCTTACCTATTAACACCCGCCCATAATTAGTATAAAAAAGCGCGTGAAACGTAGGAATATATGTCAAACTAAGATATACACCTGAAATAACTAAGAGGAAAACCAATACCTTTCCCCAAGTAGAAAATCGTCGGACAATCTGCTGATAAAGAAGTTTACCTTCTTCTTCCCGATTCAAGGGGAGTAAAACCACTAATGCTACCAAGCTTCCTATCCAAATTGAGACACTTAGTAAATGCAAAAAATCAAATTCAATATCAACAAGAAGATTATTTGTGGCAACTGCATGACTGGTAATTGCTTTTGCTAAAAATAAACAAGATCCTAAAACAAAAGAAGCCCACCATAAAAATAATTTTTCATTCCTTTTTATCGTTAGCAAAAGCAAGCTTAGTAATACAATCTGTGCAATCCAAACCTTCCCAGATAAAGTTTTGGTTGCTACATCACGTAATATTGAAAAATCAAAAGCATTTAGCCACGAAACATTTGCTTCAATAGTAGCTTGCAATGGCAAACTAAAAAGGATACTTACCCATAGAAAAAGAAAAGATAGATGGATTACACTTTTATACCGCTTTTCTATAGAAGTGCTCCGTAAACTTTCCCGTGGATAGATGGAAAGATAAAAAAATGTTAATCCAACAAAAATTGCACCACTTACATATTGAATTAAGCGTAGCAAAACTAAATCAAAATGTGGAACATATCCAGTTGTTTTTGACTTTAACAGTGCTTGATTCTTACTCCCAACACCAATCTGGAATGGGATCAATCCATCAATCGGATGGCCATCACCTGATACGACCCTCCATTTTATACTATAAATCCCCTTTGGCAGTCCTTTATGTAAATCGGACTCAAGGATTTTACCATTACTAGAATTAATATATCCCTTACCACTATTCACCTGGGTTCCCCTCATATCCAATACTTGAATGGAATAAAAGGTTGGTTGGATTATTTCATCAAATTCAATACTTACTTTGTTAGGTGATTTGTCTAAAGCCTGATTTTCAGAAGGAAATGACTTAACAATATAAGCATGGGCCGATGATAGTCCTGGAAAGGAAAATACAAGAATGGCAAGAGTCATGATTAAAAAGAATATTTTTCTGGAATAAAACACTTGTGATGCCCCCTGTGATAAATGAAATCCTAAAAAAGATTAGTGTTTCCTATAGTGAATTTCCACTATTCCCCTTCCAATCATAGTGAATAAAATTAACATTGACAATATTAATATGTAAATAACATATGATCTATTTTCATAAGCTTTAACATTTAACCATTAGTTTACCCATTTTTCTAGTTATGACAAATGAGTAGATCTTTATTTAAAAAGGCTGACTACAAATTTAATTGTAATCAGCCTTTGATCAATTTTGGTTAAGAGAGAAATTAGCTTGTAAACAAGTAAAACCCCATTGGGAGTTTTAATCCAAGATACAGTAAGGCAATGAGAGCAACTCCAAATAAAACCCAGAGTCCTAAATTACTCTTTCCTTTTTTACCAACTGATACTATCATTTCAAATAGTCCAATCATAACTAAACCGAGCAATGCTTTTAGGATGTAAAGAAAACTAATAGTATAGACTGATAAGAACAGCATTCCTCCAGTTACAATGATTAAAAGATACATGACACGCAGAACCATCTGTAAAACCTTGATGTTCTTACCTTTTTTCTGCATTGTAACAGCAATTAGAAATAGTATAATTGTTAGTACGATAGTTGTAATATGTGTATGAGTCAATTTTACTTACTCCTCCCTTTTTCATTTTTTTCTTTTAGGAATGGATGTCTTCTATATCTTCTTCCTTTTGTTGACGATTTTCTGAGTGCTTGTAAAAGTGTGATAATGGCACCACTCACCATCATGGTCATTCCTATTTGATGGCTTTCATAAATGATCTGTGCACCTGCAATTAATAAGCCCGTCCCAAAAAGAGCTAAAATGATTTTTCTATTTTGGAAAGCTTGGTGCTCGATTATGTTATTCTCAAATGCCTTAGAAGGTTTTATTCGTATTTCTCCTGATTCAAGTTGGTCGATAACCGTGAAAATTTTTCTAGATGCCGGAATTACCTTAAGAAAAATATTCTTTACCTGTTCAAGCACCGTTTCCTTTCCAGCACTTACCTCATCACTTTTCATCATCTCTTCAACATAAGGCTTTGTTATCGAAATAATATCAAAGTTATCATCTAATCCTTTACAAATACTAAAGACAGTCACAATTGCTTTACCTAAAAAGGTTGTTCTTGAAGGAATTTGAAATGGCTGCTGATACAAAAATTCACGTAATTCTTCAAGGAATCCATCTTTATTAAGGTTGTTAAAATTAAAACCGCCATCTAAAAAGTTGGCAAGAATGACTTTAACATTCTTCGTTAATAGAGATTTGTCTACTTTTTTTCTTAAAAAGCCCAGATCGTCAAAAGCTTCAACAATTCCACCAGCATCTTTCAAATAAATGGCTAAAGCAAGCTTGAACATACTTTCTTTCATTGGATCCGACACATACCCAACCATTCCAAAATCAATGTAAGCAATGGTGCCGTCTTTCTTTACTAATAAATTTCCAGGATGAGGATCTGCATGGAAGAAACCGTCCTCCATTATTTGTTTTAAGTAGGACAAAAACAGGATGGAAGCTAGCTTCTTTTTATTTACTCGTAACTCTTCAAGTTTATCAACCTCGTTGATTTTTACCCCTTCGATGTACTCCATTACTAGAATTTTACTAGTTGATAATTCCCCATAGACATTTGGAACAGATACACCCGGAAATCCAAGGAAATTCTCTCGAAACTTCTCAATATTCTTTGCTTCTTTGATGTAATCAAGTTCTTCTATTATGACTTCTTCAAATTCCTGATAAACTTCTCTTAAATCAACAAACTTCCCAATCTTTGTCCCACGACGAGCAAAAGCGATAAGTACCTTTAAGGTGGCCAAATCAAGAGATACTGTTTCTTCAATTCCAGGTCTCATCACTTTAACTGCTACATTTTCTCCATTTTTCAAAATGGCTTTATGTACTTGCCCTAATGAAGCAGCGGCTACTGGCTCCGGATTAATGGCTGTAAACACATCCTCAATTGTCCCGGAACCTTCTTCTTCAATTCTTTTCAATATAATTTCACTATTTACAGGAGCAACGGAGTCCTGTAGCTCAGAAAGGATGTCGGTGTATTCCTTCGGCAAAATATCCACTCTTGAGGAGATAAATTGGCCAAGCTTAATAATAAGTCCACCCATTTCCACCGCAACCGTGGTAAACTTTGATGCTTGAAATGAGTATATTGCACGATATTTGCTATCTACTTTTTCCTTATTAATAAACTTCTTTATTTTTCCGAGCCACCAGAACTGAACAAAAAATCCTAAAAACATGAAAAATACTTTACGAAATCTCTTGTTGAATAATAAGCGTGTCATTTCACGCATAGCGGGTCTCCTTATCTATCCTCTTCATCTTCATCTTCTTCATCAGAGTCCTTTGTTTTATCAAAAATCTCTTTTGCTATTTTCTCAAATCTTTTTGACTTGTAAAAAAAGAAATTAGCAAACTTGTTCATGATCTCTGATTTAACAAGAATAACCGTTCCCCTTTTGGCATCTCCAAAGACAACAAACTTTTCACCTGCTTTAATTCCTAACTCTTCTCTTGCCTCTGAAGGAATTACCACTTGCCCTCTTTCACCCATACTTGTAGTTCCAAAAATTTTTCCATGATTATTCATCATTATCACTCACCTCTTACTTGTATGATAAATCATACTTTTCATACAAACAACAACCTTCACACAATAGACATATGCCGATTATGTGAAGGTTGAATTTAGATGACTGTCTTTATATCGAATAAGATAAGTTCATTCTTAGAACCTATAGCATTACGAAGCATTTCTTCAAACTCAATAGTCGAATTTGGCCTCACTCCTTTTATCCCAAAACTGTTAGCTAGAAGAAGAAAATCTGGATTTGCAAAAGTAGTACCGAAGCTCTCTCCAAATTTCTGGTTCATCATCTCCACTTCAAGTTTTAATATTGAGTCATTTAAAACGATAATCACAAAAGAAAGACCTAATCGCTTTGCCGTCTCAAGTTCAGAGAAAGTCATTAATGCTCCTCCATCACCAGTAATACAAATAACGGTCTGATCAGGGCATGCAAATTTTGCACCAATCGCCCCAGGAATTGAAATCCCCATTGAAGCAAATCCATTTGACATTATTAACTGGTTAGCATTCCTTGGCTGGAACATTCGCGCAATCGATATTTTATGTGATCCCACATCAGAAACGATAATCGTCTGTTCGTTTGAAACTTTTTCAATTACATGTAGAATATTTTCTATCGTCAAAAAAGTATCCTTATTGGAGTTTTCTTCAATCAAATATGACATTTCGATTCTATCTTTTAATTTCCCTGAGGGCTTCCATCCCGTAGAAATAATTCCGTTAGAAATTAATAACGCTAGTGTTAGGCGGATGGACCCTACTAATTCAGCCTTCACTGGGTAATATTCATCAACTTCAGCAGGTGTTGCATCTATATGGATGATAGGAATTTTTTTTCGGTTCCACTCAGTTGGGAGCTTCTCTTCAAAATCAAGGCCTATCACAATGAGTAAATCAGCCTCATCAATTCCGCGTGTGACATAATCCTTATTAGTGAAACCAAACGTGAAATAGTTTTCTGGATGATCTGTAGGTAAAATTCCTTTTGCCATAAAACTAGTTGTTATAGGGCAACCAAGCTGATCAATAAAAGCCTGGACTTCCTTAACAGCACCGCCTCTTATTACCCCATTTCCTATGATTATAAAAGGATGAATACTTTGATCAATAAGCACCTTTGCTGACTTTAATGCTTCTATCGAAGGTACGCTTTCCGGAAGAACTGTTACTGGCAATGGTTTTGTCGTGACATTTTCATTAGCTACATTCTCTGGAATTTCAAGGACAACTGCCCCTGGCTTTTCTGTTAAGGCAACCCGAAAAGCTTTTCGAATGACTTCTGGAATCGTATTTGCACTCAAAATTTGATGTGACCATTTGGAAGCAGGTTCAAAAACCCTTGAGATGCCGATATATTGGTGGGCAGACTTATGTTGCATGTTCAAGACCTTTTGGCCGGTTAGGGCAATAACCGGGGAATGGTCTAAGTGAGCAGTCGCTATTCCTGTTAATAGATTGGTTGCACCTGGTCCAAGTGTAGCTAAGCAAACACCTGGTTTTCCGGTAAGTTTCCCGTAAACACCTGCCATGAATGCCGCCCCTTGTTCATGTCGGACCGGTACAAATTGAATTTGTTTTGATTTTGACAATGAATCAGCTAGATCAATCACTTCTTTTCCAATAATCCCAAATATATATTCCACACCTTCATTTTCTAGACAACTCACCAACACATCGGATGCTTTCATTTCGACCTCCAACTAAATTATTTACTGCCCTTATTCTTTACGAAACTTTTAAAACAAATAACATACTTCCCAAGAGTTGCAAATAAAATGAGGAATATAGCGTACTTTTTAAGGAGGGGAAAAATGGTTAATCAGGACTTTACTAACATGGATCCAAACAATCAAATGCTGATAACACCTGAAACATTTGCTGCTCCACAAGAATCATTAACTGAACAACTCTTTATTGAACGATCACTTACAGAAAACAAGTTTTGGTTGAGAATAATGAAGGAACATGCCTATTTTTTAGGAGAAGGCTTTAATAAAAAAGATACACAGCTAATTCAGCAAACAGACCGCTTTTATCACTTTTTTGAGCAACAGGAAAAAAGGGCATATCAGACTCCAAATGACGTTACCGCTGTTCGAAAATTAAATGAAGACACCATTCAATTAGTGTTTGGTTTCCGGAATTTCAAGCGAAATCTCCTCATTATGATTGTTAACTGTAAAGTAGCCGGGTTTAACTTCCCCCTTTTAGTGGACCATATTGCCCGGGAAGCTGAATATTTTATGAGGACGTTAAAGAAGTTTAACCAAGGAATACTCGACCCCATTCAAGATGCCATTATTAAAGAAAATGTATTTTGGTTAAAAATTATGATGGAGCATTCTCGGTTTATCGCTTCATTACTCGACCAGTCCGAACGAAATTTAGTTCATACCGCAAGTAAGTTTGGAGATGATTTTGAGGTTCTTCTCAACCAGGCAAGGGATGTAGAATCCATGCTTTATAAAAGAAGTCCAACATATCCAATTATCGGCAAGCTGAATAAAGATAGTGAAAACGCTACAGTTGAGTTAAGGAATTTTAAACAAGTAGGGTTAGATTTAATTAAGAGCTGCCAAATTCGCAGTGTCATCGATCCGTTGCTTGCTGACCATGTAGTACGGGAAGCAAATCACTTCCTTGCAATGATCCATGCATTGGATGAAAGGTTAAAAGTGAAAAAAGCAGAGGAACAAGCTAAATAGGAAGAAACCGGACGGTCTTTTTTGGCTAAACAGAATTTATATCCATAAATTCTGCTAGAACTACGCTTCTGTCATCGCCCTTAGGGGCTTGATAATCAGGGAGTTTTCTTTATACCCATTTCCATGTTATAAGGAAAGGAAACCTTCTCGTTATTCTGAAATTAAAAAAGAGACTGTCCGGATGGATAGTCTCTTCTTATTTTTTAAACATATTTTCCCTCTTTCGTCCGAGAAAGCACAAAAAGACTTAATGCAATAATGGTAAATGCAACAAATGCCATCATTGGAATCGTAATAAACCCGAGCCAATTAAGATAATCCTTTGCGCATGGAACTCCCGTCGTACACATTTCAAACTGTTCCAAATAAGGAATTTTCTGAAGCAAAGTATGGTAACCAGAAACGATCATTCCAATTATCGCTAGTGGACAGGCATATATGTAAATTCCTTTATCATTTCGATAAAAAGCAATACCAAGGATCACTGCTAAAGGGTACATTAAAATCCGCTGATACCAGCACAGAGTACAGGGAATGAAATGGCGTACCTCACTAAAATACAAACTACCAATGGTTGCAACGAGAGCAGCAACCCATGAAAGAAGCAATGATTTATTCATACTTCTACTCCTTTGCCTTTGCTGCTTTATCTACCATCTTCGTTAAATCATCAAGAGATTTTCCCTCAAATACCTTTCCATCAACATATAATGTTGGGGTACCCGTCACACCTAGTTTTTTCACTAAATCCATATCTCTTTGCCAAGCATCATCTGACTTTTTCTCATTGAAATTTCTAACCACTTTGGCAACATCTGAACTGCTTGCAACTTCTTTTAACGTGTCGGTTAGAAACTTTTCATCATAAATATCCATTTTTTCATATTTACTATCTTCTGGCTGCTTTTTATAAAGAAGATCGTGGAACTTCCAAAATGTCTTATTTCCTAGTTCCTGATACACCGATTCAGCAAATTTAGCTGCACGGGTTGAATCAGTATTAATAAAGGAATCGTTTAAAAAATATAATTTTGCCTTTCCAGTGTCGACTAAATCTTGCTGAATTAACGGGATTACATTCTCTGCGAAGTTT
The Neobacillus sp. PS3-40 genome window above contains:
- a CDS encoding copper resistance protein CopC, with translation MFYSRKIFFLIMTLAILVFSFPGLSSAHAYIVKSFPSENQALDKSPNKVSIEFDEIIQPTFYSIQVLDMRGTQVNSGKGYINSSNGKILESDLHKGLPKGIYSIKWRVVSGDGHPIDGLIPFQIGVGSKNQALLKSKTTGYVPHFDLVLLRLIQYVSGAIFVGLTFFYLSIYPRESLRSTSIEKRYKSVIHLSFLFLWVSILFSLPLQATIEANVSWLNAFDFSILRDVATKTLSGKVWIAQIVLLSLLLLTIKRNEKLFLWWASFVLGSCLFLAKAITSHAVATNNLLVDIEFDFLHLLSVSIWIGSLVALVVLLPLNREEEGKLLYQQIVRRFSTWGKVLVFLLVISGVYLSLTYIPTFHALFYTNYGRVLIGKVVLFFIMLVFAWLNSSKGRKSGAEKWGSTLWGELATGVIVLVLAVILTNLPTAASSLGPFKETKSFNNKDTVTVKVGPNVIGQNTFDVILKDKTGKPLTEVQQVSLTFSTQRMDMGEYTVNIPKVAEGHFKDRGMYFNMTGKWNVHVHVLTKSLEALDTDFTCVVGSQ
- a CDS encoding YisL family protein, yielding MTHTHITTIVLTIILFLIAVTMQKKGKNIKVLQMVLRVMYLLIIVTGGMLFLSVYTISFLYILKALLGLVMIGLFEMIVSVGKKGKSNLGLWVLFGVALIALLYLGLKLPMGFYLFTS
- a CDS encoding AarF/UbiB family protein; its protein translation is MREMTRLLFNKRFRKVFFMFLGFFVQFWWLGKIKKFINKEKVDSKYRAIYSFQASKFTTVAVEMGGLIIKLGQFISSRVDILPKEYTDILSELQDSVAPVNSEIILKRIEEEGSGTIEDVFTAINPEPVAAASLGQVHKAILKNGENVAVKVMRPGIEETVSLDLATLKVLIAFARRGTKIGKFVDLREVYQEFEEVIIEELDYIKEAKNIEKFRENFLGFPGVSVPNVYGELSTSKILVMEYIEGVKINEVDKLEELRVNKKKLASILFLSYLKQIMEDGFFHADPHPGNLLVKKDGTIAYIDFGMVGYVSDPMKESMFKLALAIYLKDAGGIVEAFDDLGFLRKKVDKSLLTKNVKVILANFLDGGFNFNNLNKDGFLEELREFLYQQPFQIPSRTTFLGKAIVTVFSICKGLDDNFDIISITKPYVEEMMKSDEVSAGKETVLEQVKNIFLKVIPASRKIFTVIDQLESGEIRIKPSKAFENNIIEHQAFQNRKIILALFGTGLLIAGAQIIYESHQIGMTMMVSGAIITLLQALRKSSTKGRRYRRHPFLKEKNEKGRSK
- a CDS encoding AbrB/MazE/SpoVT family DNA-binding domain-containing protein, translating into MMNNHGKIFGTTSMGERGQVVIPSEAREELGIKAGEKFVVFGDAKRGTVILVKSEIMNKFANFFFYKSKRFEKIAKEIFDKTKDSDEEDEDEEDR
- a CDS encoding acetolactate synthase large subunit, which produces MKASDVLVSCLENEGVEYIFGIIGKEVIDLADSLSKSKQIQFVPVRHEQGAAFMAGVYGKLTGKPGVCLATLGPGATNLLTGIATAHLDHSPVIALTGQKVLNMQHKSAHQYIGISRVFEPASKWSHQILSANTIPEVIRKAFRVALTEKPGAVVLEIPENVANENVTTKPLPVTVLPESVPSIEALKSAKVLIDQSIHPFIIIGNGVIRGGAVKEVQAFIDQLGCPITTSFMAKGILPTDHPENYFTFGFTNKDYVTRGIDEADLLIVIGLDFEEKLPTEWNRKKIPIIHIDATPAEVDEYYPVKAELVGSIRLTLALLISNGIISTGWKPSGKLKDRIEMSYLIEENSNKDTFLTIENILHVIEKVSNEQTIIVSDVGSHKISIARMFQPRNANQLIMSNGFASMGISIPGAIGAKFACPDQTVICITGDGGALMTFSELETAKRLGLSFVIIVLNDSILKLEVEMMNQKFGESFGTTFANPDFLLLANSFGIKGVRPNSTIEFEEMLRNAIGSKNELILFDIKTVI
- a CDS encoding DUF2935 domain-containing protein, translating into MVNQDFTNMDPNNQMLITPETFAAPQESLTEQLFIERSLTENKFWLRIMKEHAYFLGEGFNKKDTQLIQQTDRFYHFFEQQEKRAYQTPNDVTAVRKLNEDTIQLVFGFRNFKRNLLIMIVNCKVAGFNFPLLVDHIAREAEYFMRTLKKFNQGILDPIQDAIIKENVFWLKIMMEHSRFIASLLDQSERNLVHTASKFGDDFEVLLNQARDVESMLYKRSPTYPIIGKLNKDSENATVELRNFKQVGLDLIKSCQIRSVIDPLLADHVVREANHFLAMIHALDERLKVKKAEEQAK
- a CDS encoding disulfide oxidoreductase; its protein translation is MNKSLLLSWVAALVATIGSLYFSEVRHFIPCTLCWYQRILMYPLAVILGIAFYRNDKGIYIYACPLAIIGMIVSGYHTLLQKIPYLEQFEMCTTGVPCAKDYLNWLGFITIPMMAFVAFTIIALSLFVLSRTKEGKYV
- a CDS encoding thioredoxin domain-containing protein codes for the protein MSKSKKSSNLASSKLVFWIIGVIAVCIIGFLFLGNHQKSDTNSNSKETIDYTSQPYLGEETAPVSIIEFGDYKCPNCKNFAENVIPLIQQDLVDTGKAKLYFLNDSFINTDSTRAAKFAESVYQELGNKTFWKFHDLLYKKQPEDSKYEKMDIYDEKFLTDTLKEVASSSDVAKVVRNFNEKKSDDAWQRDMDLVKKLGVTGTPTLYVDGKVFEGKSLDDLTKMVDKAAKAKE